Below is a window of Brachyspira hampsonii DNA.
ATCTTTTGATTTCTAAAGATAGACCTTATGATGAATTATACACAATAGGAAATGATGCTGTATCGTCTTTGAATAAAGTTACAGGTCTTAAAGTACATCCTAAAATAGATAATATAGAAGAAGGGGACATAAAGATATTAAATTTTTATAATGTTGATGATGTGCTTAGCTATAGTGTTAAGTATGCAAATTATCTATGGAAGAATGAAGGATATTATATCACAACAAATTATTATTTTGGAAAAAAGCCTGATGGAAAAATAGAGCTTGCAAAAAACTCATCTGAAAGCGGCAGAGTTATAAGAATAAATGTGGAGTGTAATACTAATAATTCATTTACGGTTATATTAAGTTTACTCAATGGCAGTTTAATAATGAGAAACACTAATGAAATAAATACCAATAAAATGAATACTAATGAATGATTAAATAAAATCTTTAATATTGATTTAAAATTAATTGTATTTTTATACTTTATAATAGTATGACATATCATAAATAAAAAATAATTAATATCTTGTTATATACTAATTATAAAGTATAATATTTATATATAAAATTTGTGGGTATTAATTATGATTAATTTTAATATAGTTGAATTTAAAAAAGATTCTGCAATATTTGTTGCGGGAGAAAATGCAAGAGAAGTATTTTATATAATTAAAGAGGGTGTTGTAGTAGACAAAAATTATGTTATAGAAAACACTAATTTTGAATTTACTTCTGGAGATATAATAGGTATTGTTCCTGCTGTGCTTTCAGAGCCTTATTATTCAACTGCAATAGCTGCAACAGATGTACAATTAGTAGAAATATATGCCGGTGATATCTACAATATAGAAGATACAAAAATAATAGAGAAAATATACAAATATTTAATAAAATTTATGGAAATATGGCTAGGCAAATATTTTTATACATTGTCAGAATCTTTAAATATCGGAAGCTATAAAGAAAACGATGCTTTTGAAATTGCAAATATTTATAATAACAATGGATATAAATCGGCCGCTCTTTATATGTATAAAAAAATTATAGAAATGTTTCCTAATGAAGACCATACTGAAATAAATAATAAAATAAATGAAATAGAAACTAATTATAATATAAAACCTCCTTTAGAAATAGGGTCTAATCTTCAGGAATATAAATCAGGCACTTGTATATTTTCTGAATTAGAAAGTAATACAAATCTATATGTAATAAGAGACGGAAAAGTTGGGGTTTATAGTGTATTTGACGGAAAAATTATTACTAGAATAATATTTAAAAGCGGAAATATTATAGGCTATAAACCTATATTTGGAAATAAGCTTCTTCTTACAACATGCATAACATTAGAAGATACAATACTTCAGTCTGTAAATAAAGAAGATTTTCTGATATTGGCTTCTAATAATACAAAACTTCAGTACCATCTTGTAAACATAATGGCTAGAAGAACATACAATACGATAATAAAAAGCTACAGCATAACAATAAAAAGTCCTGTTGGTAAATTTTATAGTATGGTATATTCTTTTGTAAAAACTGAATTGCTGTTTGATAAAAATATTGATTTTTTAGAACTGCCGTATACTGTTCGAGATATAAGTAGTATGGTTGGTATAGAAAATACTAATTATATAAAATCAGAAATGAATAAAACTAAAGTAATATTATTCTCTAGCGATGAAAAAATAATAATACCAAATATAAAAAATTTCTTTAAAGAGTATGATATGTATAGAAAGAGAAATTCAACTCCTAATATATCTTAATTAATAGTTTTATAATGAATAGATAGAATATTTTTCTATTGCATTAATTATATTTATATATAGTTTTTATATTTTTTTAATAAATATAATATAGTCATTTTATTTTACTATTAAAATATATTGCTTAGTATACTGTTTAAATGTCATTTGTTTATATTTAAATAATGAAAAAATTTATATCGAATTAAATATATGAAATTATAGAAATGATTTTAATATTAAGCAATAAATATAAAAAATTGTTTTAAAGAATGCAAAAATTATATAATATAACCTTTTATTATTGTTGACATAATTTCTCTAAGTATTATAATTTTTACATTAAATAATATTAAAGAATATATTTATGGAAAAATACAGATTAGTTAAATATAAAAAAGGTGATATTATATTAAAAAATACTAAAATTGCTAAAGACTGTTTCTATATAATTTTGAAAGGAAGTGTTGTATCTTATAATAATTTTTACGATAATTCATATACATATAAAATGGGAAATATCATCGGTTTAATAGCATCTATAACAAAAGAACCTTACTATTCTACTGTAGAGGCAACAGAGGATACTGAATTATTTGAAATAAAAATAGAAAATATAAACAGAATTAATAATAAGCATTTAATAAATAAGATATTAAATTATTTATCATTTGTATTTGAAATTTGGCTTAGTAAATATTATAGTTTAATAGTAAAAAACAAGGTAGATCTCTACAATAAAGAAGAGATATTAACTATGGCATCAATTTATAAAAATAATGGATTTACTGATGCTAGCTATAAATTATGTTCATCATATATTAATCTACTAAGCAATAATACTAATGATATTAATAATGTTAAAGAATTTATGAAAACATTAATTACATCAAAAGATCCGGAAAATATAGGTGGTAATTCTTATAAGATGTATAAAGGATATTGTATATACAATGAACTTGAAACTACAAATCATGTTTATTATATAAGATCAGGAAGAATTGGAATATATAATATAGCAGATTCTAATTATATTACTAGAATGATATATCCTGAACAATTTATTATTGATGACTATTCCCCTATGCTTGAGTATAAAACCCTATTTACAACTGCTGTAGTTTTAGAAGATTCTATTATAGATATTATGACTAAAGAAGAATTAATAAAAATGCTTCATGATAATGCCGAATTAAGATTCCAAATTATAAAAATGATATCTATGAAAGTTATAAGTACAATATTAAAAATCAAATCTATGAAGAAAATAGAATTAAAAGATAGGCTAATAGTATTAATATATTCTATTCTAAAAATAGAAACTTTATTTTATGAAAAAACATATATAAAACTATACTACAAAATAGAAGATATAAAAAATATGATGCATGATAGTACCGATACAAATGAAATAACAAACTCATTAAAAAATATAGATTATTTAGAAATTGATGATTCTAATAATATAATAATTGAAGATATAGATAAGTATTTTAAAGAATATGAAAGTTATACAAATTAATTTTTATATAAGATATTGTAATACATAATTATGATAATTTTTTAAAATAAAAACCGCATAATCTAATTATTTTTTTTGTTGACATAATTATATCATATAGTATAATTCAGCTGTTAGTAGTGTTGTTTTAAATTTAGGAATATTTAAATATACATAGTAAAGCATGAATAATTACAGAACCATTAAATTCCCAAAGTCATCTTTTATATATGAGGAAGGAAATTTTCCCAAAGATTCTTTTTATATAATAACCAAAGGTAAAGCAATATCTTATGCAATAAATTCTAGTAATTATGATAGAGAGTATAAAGTTGGACATATTATAGGATTAGTAAATTTAGCTGCAGGAGAGCCGTATACAATAACTATGAAAGCAGAAGAAGATGTTGAAGTTTTAGAATTATCATTATCAGATATAAATAATATCACAAGTAATGATTTAATAACAACAATATATAATTATTTTAATACTACATTAGAAACTTGGCTATCTCGTTATTATACAAATTTAGTAAAAAATAAAGTAGATTTATATTATAAAGAAAATATATTCACTATGGCAGAAATATATCTAAAAAATGAATTTCCTGATGCTGCTTATAAACTGTATGAAAACTATATAGATACATTAGAAAATAAAGATGATATAGAATCTACAAAAAAAGAATTATTAAAACTTCCCAAACCTAATAATCCAAGTATGTTTACTTCAAATATATTTTTATATAAAAAG
It encodes the following:
- a CDS encoding cyclic nucleotide-binding domain-containing protein; its protein translation is MINFNIVEFKKDSAIFVAGENAREVFYIIKEGVVVDKNYVIENTNFEFTSGDIIGIVPAVLSEPYYSTAIAATDVQLVEIYAGDIYNIEDTKIIEKIYKYLIKFMEIWLGKYFYTLSESLNIGSYKENDAFEIANIYNNNGYKSAALYMYKKIIEMFPNEDHTEINNKINEIETNYNIKPPLEIGSNLQEYKSGTCIFSELESNTNLYVIRDGKVGVYSVFDGKIITRIIFKSGNIIGYKPIFGNKLLLTTCITLEDTILQSVNKEDFLILASNNTKLQYHLVNIMARRTYNTIIKSYSITIKSPVGKFYSMVYSFVKTELLFDKNIDFLELPYTVRDISSMVGIENTNYIKSEMNKTKVILFSSDEKIIIPNIKNFFKEYDMYRKRNSTPNIS
- a CDS encoding cyclic nucleotide-binding domain-containing protein, which translates into the protein MEKYRLVKYKKGDIILKNTKIAKDCFYIILKGSVVSYNNFYDNSYTYKMGNIIGLIASITKEPYYSTVEATEDTELFEIKIENINRINNKHLINKILNYLSFVFEIWLSKYYSLIVKNKVDLYNKEEILTMASIYKNNGFTDASYKLCSSYINLLSNNTNDINNVKEFMKTLITSKDPENIGGNSYKMYKGYCIYNELETTNHVYYIRSGRIGIYNIADSNYITRMIYPEQFIIDDYSPMLEYKTLFTTAVVLEDSIIDIMTKEELIKMLHDNAELRFQIIKMISMKVISTILKIKSMKKIELKDRLIVLIYSILKIETLFYEKTYIKLYYKIEDIKNMMHDSTDTNEITNSLKNIDYLEIDDSNNIIIEDIDKYFKEYESYTN